A genomic segment from Leptospira fainei serovar Hurstbridge str. BUT 6 encodes:
- a CDS encoding adenylate/guanylate cyclase domain-containing protein yields the protein MNKNSSAIVSGLVNRILDSILGIFRLLYSGIRAKLAFFTGSLIALTILILSFIYVRQQTEILTESYEREAAISRRYISSLVLEMDNISQSLIRIEEFRDRVSKQTEALKKYRTTKTLVQEKKVSLFGIKTSLFGALGKSKVRKTLDTYYSEYLSKADIEILEKNIKAQLQQDGTERVGEKDFSELQSLARKFVFADRDASLLRKRLYEIKESQEKTDPTELSALEEEVKSKILIARKHRSKMDSAIVQLLADSRRKKIKDLGLDTGRFRIQTFALTGIVPGETSEPTLDTKIFDPDSPLNEISFDNTLEDGLKTALTTLVDKVGITGEIPPNSFQQSSLELQALYSPHFRNPASTERAKLIESIRRHPGTWSAYLNEERVILSELSNIPSLLEARLKVLREKKPPIPPFKDKEFKNHYANYSSLVRKRDLLFATYRRNNPPKEEDEEKVEALGSARNSALEDQVLLRFRPDGSDYEKSIQSGEGSQIFKDRWNALRDWIYSGESETPTAKLKSLFPDGIIGNSRTEAEQILWKLDTTPLLAEDVDDVPTVILASNFSGLIRTIVDRTEGLKSIRSNRDRAVLSALGICGFSIFLAIFISGIVVQKIKRLIRNAEEVGKGDLNVEFEPGGNDEFGNLSIALNHMVSGLREREKIKGILGSMIDPVVIGEAMKDLAALKRGTEKRVTAFFSDVAGFSAISEKLSSVELAELLNEYLSAMTLILKEHEGVLDKYIGDAIVGIFNAPVDVEQHCIKATKASLRMLAKLEELRKTWNKEHRYIPEARDMNIRIGLNTGLAKVGFMGTDALASYTMMGDTVNLAARLEAAGKDYGVSILVSDSVYEEIKNQIITRKLDLVRVKGKNEPVVLYEAVAEIGDKIPSSLKESIGLYEEGLGLYLDRKWDQAIRKFQESQTAKGHSDKAVILLIDRCKEHKVTPPASNWDGVSTRDHK from the coding sequence ATGAACAAGAATTCTTCCGCGATCGTAAGCGGGTTAGTAAATCGCATTCTTGACAGTATACTCGGAATTTTTCGCCTTTTATATTCCGGGATTCGAGCAAAGCTTGCCTTTTTTACGGGAAGCTTGATCGCTTTAACCATTCTAATTCTTTCTTTCATTTATGTTCGCCAACAAACCGAAATTCTGACCGAAAGTTACGAGCGGGAAGCCGCAATTTCCAGACGGTACATATCGTCCCTCGTTTTGGAAATGGACAATATTTCTCAAAGTCTAATTCGGATCGAAGAATTTCGGGATCGCGTGAGTAAACAAACCGAAGCTCTTAAGAAATACAGAACCACGAAAACGCTGGTCCAGGAAAAGAAGGTTTCCCTGTTCGGAATCAAGACCAGTCTTTTTGGAGCATTAGGAAAAAGTAAAGTACGTAAGACACTCGACACCTATTATTCGGAATATCTTTCTAAGGCCGATATCGAAATTCTAGAAAAAAATATTAAGGCACAGCTGCAGCAAGACGGGACCGAGCGCGTAGGGGAAAAGGATTTTTCCGAACTACAATCATTGGCGAGAAAATTCGTATTTGCCGATCGAGACGCATCTTTGCTTCGTAAGAGATTGTACGAGATCAAAGAAAGTCAGGAAAAAACGGATCCAACGGAATTATCCGCATTGGAAGAGGAAGTTAAAAGTAAAATTTTAATCGCTCGAAAGCATCGTTCTAAAATGGATTCCGCGATCGTTCAGCTTTTGGCGGATTCACGTCGCAAGAAAATCAAGGATTTAGGATTGGACACGGGGCGTTTTAGAATCCAAACCTTTGCTTTGACGGGAATCGTGCCTGGAGAAACATCGGAGCCCACCTTAGATACGAAAATTTTCGATCCGGATTCTCCCTTAAACGAAATTTCGTTCGATAATACTTTGGAGGACGGTCTCAAAACCGCCCTTACGACTCTTGTGGATAAAGTCGGAATTACCGGAGAAATTCCTCCCAATTCTTTTCAACAATCGAGTCTTGAGCTACAAGCATTGTATTCTCCGCATTTTCGGAATCCGGCTTCAACCGAAAGAGCCAAACTGATCGAATCCATTCGAAGACATCCGGGTACATGGAGCGCTTACCTTAACGAAGAGAGAGTGATCTTATCGGAACTAAGCAATATTCCTTCTCTTTTAGAAGCAAGACTTAAGGTCTTGAGAGAAAAGAAACCTCCGATTCCTCCTTTTAAGGATAAGGAATTTAAAAACCATTATGCGAACTATTCTTCCTTAGTTCGGAAACGAGACTTACTATTCGCCACTTATCGGAGAAATAATCCGCCTAAAGAAGAGGATGAAGAGAAAGTGGAAGCTTTAGGCTCCGCTAGAAACTCGGCGCTTGAGGATCAAGTTCTTCTCCGTTTTCGACCCGATGGTTCGGATTATGAAAAATCGATCCAGTCGGGCGAGGGAAGTCAGATATTCAAAGATAGATGGAATGCCTTACGAGATTGGATTTATTCCGGAGAAAGTGAAACCCCGACTGCAAAGTTGAAAAGTTTATTTCCGGACGGCATCATCGGTAATAGCAGAACGGAAGCGGAGCAGATTCTTTGGAAATTGGATACTACTCCTTTATTGGCTGAAGATGTGGACGACGTCCCCACCGTAATACTTGCATCCAATTTTTCGGGTTTGATTCGGACCATCGTCGATAGAACGGAGGGGCTAAAATCCATCCGGAGCAATCGAGACAGAGCGGTGCTTTCCGCATTGGGAATTTGCGGGTTTTCCATCTTTTTAGCGATCTTCATATCTGGCATAGTCGTTCAGAAAATTAAACGATTGATTCGCAATGCGGAAGAAGTGGGAAAAGGAGATCTGAACGTTGAGTTTGAGCCCGGCGGGAACGACGAATTCGGGAATTTATCGATCGCACTCAATCACATGGTAAGCGGTTTGCGGGAAAGGGAAAAGATCAAAGGAATTCTGGGTAGCATGATCGATCCGGTCGTTATCGGCGAAGCGATGAAGGATCTAGCCGCCTTAAAGCGCGGGACTGAAAAAAGGGTCACTGCTTTCTTTTCCGACGTTGCGGGCTTTTCGGCTATCAGCGAAAAGTTAAGCTCTGTAGAACTTGCCGAATTATTAAATGAATACCTTTCCGCAATGACTCTAATTTTAAAGGAGCACGAAGGCGTTTTGGATAAGTACATCGGAGACGCGATCGTAGGCATTTTTAACGCGCCTGTGGACGTGGAACAACATTGTATAAAAGCGACTAAGGCTTCTTTGAGGATGCTCGCAAAATTGGAGGAGCTCAGAAAGACTTGGAATAAGGAACATCGTTATATTCCGGAAGCCAGGGATATGAATATACGAATCGGCTTGAATACCGGCTTGGCGAAAGTCGGATTTATGGGAACGGATGCATTGGCTTCTTACACGATGATGGGCGATACCGTAAATTTAGCGGCTCGTTTAGAAGCTGCCGGAAAAGATTACGGAGTTTCGATTCTCGTTTCGGATTCCGTTTATGAAGAAATTAAAAATCAAATCATCACTCGAAAATTGGATTTAGTTAGAGTTAAGGGCAAGAACGAGCCGGTAGTGTTATACGAAGCCGTGGCTGAAATCGGCGATAAAATTCCATCCTCACTAAAAGAATCGATCGGACTCTATGAAGAAGGTTTGGGCCTCTATCTAGATAGAAAATGGGATCAAGCGATTCGTAAATTTCAAGAATCTCAAACTGCGAAAGGTCATTCTGATAAAGCGGTAATTTTGCTTATCGATAGATGTAAGGAACACAAAGTAACTCCTCCGGCTTCCAACTGGGACGGAGTATCTACGAGAGATCATAAATAG
- a CDS encoding STAS domain-containing protein: MKELIVNLQGKLDSVLGTAFREKIEQILSSEIHRILLDAGGLTAWDQEGLLLLKNSAINHPQSKFSACSLTTALTDDWKKLGLEAVIPFFPTREEAKAFLTEDKKKDTEEGMVACPICFQFLRVQGHGNYRCPACSHIFYLTSDYRTATFEKLF, translated from the coding sequence GTGAAAGAATTAATTGTCAATCTCCAAGGCAAACTCGATTCGGTACTTGGGACCGCCTTTCGGGAAAAGATAGAGCAAATCCTATCGTCGGAAATTCATCGAATTTTATTGGATGCGGGCGGGCTGACCGCCTGGGACCAAGAAGGGTTGCTCCTCCTTAAGAATTCTGCAATAAATCACCCGCAATCTAAATTCTCGGCCTGCTCTTTGACTACCGCGCTGACCGACGATTGGAAGAAGCTCGGACTCGAAGCAGTTATTCCTTTTTTTCCGACGCGCGAGGAGGCGAAGGCTTTCTTAACGGAAGATAAGAAGAAGGATACCGAGGAAGGGATGGTTGCCTGTCCGATTTGTTTCCAATTTTTACGGGTTCAGGGGCACGGGAATTATCGATGTCCTGCGTGCTCTCATATTTTTTATTTAACTTCCGACTATCGAACTGCCACCTTCGAAAAACTCTTTTAA
- a CDS encoding polysaccharide biosynthesis protein: MEHWNRRTLIFPLDLCFMVLSYFLAHLIRFESLSFLQKPDTFLIPLAIVVACRSVVFLFSNIYRSIWAYASIHDLLEIIKITVLSSFIATTVLLFYNRFEQMSRMVPVLDTILLLSFLCLRSLSWRIFRDQYIIRKTREHGAPTLILGAGKMGASLLSEFRRHSELKLNPVGFLDDDESKIGALIQGVPILGNISKAEETIRKLGIKQVIIAIKNPDGKLIGRLLKTFESTEVGFKILPSIGSLFFDSPKIQQLREIRVEDLLGRPVVDLEIESIRSYIRGKSILVTGAGGSIGSEICRQVAIFQPSKLVLVDSAETPLYEIDYELRKIFQHSGIEFFPVVADIKNLSRVSSVFEAHSPEVVFHSAAYKHVPMMETNPSEAVLNNILGTKNVADIARLSGVERFVLISTDKAVNPVNIMGASKRVAELYIQHVSRETRTKFITVRFGNVLGSNGSVIPRFREQIQAGGPVTVTHPEVIRYFMTIPEATQLVLQAGSMGERGEIFLLEMGEPVRILSLAEEMIRLSGLRPYVDIPIEFTGLRPGEKLFEELLLDLEGIKKTHHPKIRIAAPLEDSDASSFQARFQALLNAARSNQEKDIFTRFKELVPEYKVHKDYITEEEARALEKNGS; the protein is encoded by the coding sequence ATGGAACATTGGAATCGCCGGACCTTGATATTCCCTCTAGACCTCTGCTTTATGGTCCTGTCCTATTTTTTGGCACATTTAATTCGATTCGAATCCTTGTCCTTCCTGCAAAAACCGGACACATTTCTTATTCCACTTGCGATCGTAGTCGCATGTCGATCGGTTGTATTCTTATTTTCGAATATTTATCGTTCTATCTGGGCTTATGCTTCGATTCACGACCTTCTGGAAATCATTAAAATCACGGTTCTTTCCTCATTTATCGCCACCACCGTATTACTCTTCTATAATCGCTTCGAGCAAATGTCTCGAATGGTCCCCGTTCTAGATACCATCCTTTTACTAAGCTTCCTATGTCTCCGAAGCCTTTCCTGGAGAATCTTTCGGGATCAATATATTATCAGAAAAACTAGGGAACACGGGGCTCCGACTCTCATTCTCGGTGCAGGAAAAATGGGAGCTTCCCTATTATCGGAGTTCAGAAGGCATAGCGAATTGAAATTAAATCCGGTCGGATTTTTGGACGACGACGAAAGTAAGATCGGCGCATTGATTCAGGGAGTCCCGATTTTAGGGAATATCTCGAAGGCCGAAGAAACCATTCGTAAACTAGGCATTAAACAAGTAATTATCGCGATTAAAAATCCGGACGGAAAGCTGATCGGTCGATTGTTGAAGACCTTCGAATCCACCGAAGTAGGTTTTAAAATCCTTCCCTCTATCGGCTCGCTTTTCTTCGATTCCCCTAAAATTCAACAGCTGCGGGAAATCCGAGTCGAGGACCTTCTTGGAAGACCCGTAGTCGATCTGGAAATCGAATCCATTCGTTCTTACATCCGAGGAAAATCGATCTTAGTTACGGGCGCCGGAGGATCCATCGGAAGTGAGATTTGTAGACAGGTCGCCATCTTCCAACCTTCAAAGTTAGTCCTTGTAGATTCTGCGGAGACGCCCCTCTACGAAATAGATTATGAATTGCGCAAAATTTTTCAACATTCCGGAATCGAGTTCTTTCCTGTCGTCGCAGATATTAAGAATCTTTCGCGCGTGAGCTCCGTTTTCGAAGCGCATTCACCGGAAGTAGTATTTCATTCCGCCGCATATAAGCACGTACCTATGATGGAGACGAACCCATCGGAAGCGGTTTTGAATAATATATTAGGCACTAAAAATGTTGCGGATATCGCCCGTTTGTCCGGAGTAGAGCGTTTCGTACTCATCTCTACGGATAAAGCCGTTAATCCGGTTAATATCATGGGCGCTTCCAAGCGTGTAGCCGAATTATACATCCAGCATGTATCTCGAGAGACCCGAACTAAATTCATCACGGTTAGATTCGGCAACGTCTTAGGATCCAACGGTTCCGTGATTCCGAGATTTAGGGAGCAAATCCAGGCTGGCGGACCGGTAACAGTGACGCATCCGGAAGTCATTCGATATTTTATGACCATCCCGGAAGCCACCCAATTAGTTCTCCAAGCCGGTTCCATGGGCGAACGCGGCGAGATCTTCTTATTGGAGATGGGAGAGCCTGTACGAATCCTCAGCCTTGCGGAAGAAATGATTCGTTTATCCGGCTTACGACCGTATGTCGATATTCCGATCGAATTCACCGGATTAAGACCGGGGGAAAAACTTTTCGAAGAGCTGCTATTGGATTTAGAAGGCATCAAAAAAACTCACCATCCAAAAATCAGGATTGCCGCCCCTTTAGAAGATAGCGATGCTAGCAGCTTCCAGGCCAGGTTTCAGGCCCTTTTGAACGCCGCTCGCTCCAACCAGGAAAAAGATATCTTTACCCGGTTTAAAGAGCTAGTACCGGAATACAAAGTTCATAAGGATTACATTACTGAAGAAGAGGCCAGGGCCCTAGAAAAGAATGGATCATAA
- a CDS encoding ClpXP protease specificity-enhancing factor SspB, translating into MDHNPEDITVLREFKKQLFSLYWERFGTFYLHAMPHPDLKIGKRGLIGDEPESGIILVIGPRAARDIRIEQDWAYAELQFGYTWEQVFIPWDAVFRYFDKSQQTVSQMRIFLGKLQSPIESDSDSAENDSSLSSGEVATESKGRGKRRKDNVIEVDFGGKNKK; encoded by the coding sequence ATGGATCATAACCCCGAAGATATCACCGTACTTCGCGAATTTAAAAAACAACTCTTCTCTCTCTATTGGGAACGGTTCGGTACTTTCTATCTGCACGCAATGCCTCATCCCGATTTAAAGATCGGAAAGAGGGGCCTAATCGGAGATGAACCTGAATCAGGAATCATATTAGTTATAGGTCCGCGAGCCGCTCGGGACATTCGTATAGAACAAGATTGGGCTTATGCGGAACTCCAATTCGGATATACTTGGGAGCAAGTTTTCATTCCTTGGGACGCCGTATTTCGATACTTTGATAAATCTCAGCAAACCGTTTCGCAAATGAGAATTTTCTTAGGTAAGCTGCAATCTCCAATTGAAAGCGACTCCGATTCCGCCGAAAACGATTCCTCTCTCTCGTCGGGAGAAGTCGCCACCGAATCGAAAGGAAGAGGAAAGAGACGCAAAGACAATGTCATTGAAGTGGATTTCGGGGGTAAAAACAAAAAATGA
- a CDS encoding membrane protein: MNNYRWFVPGDLDGFFGLMIDNLIQILVLVALCVGPCGMPQEFVFRVIIPGAAVSLLLGNLFYALQARQLAKAEGRTDVTALPYGINTVSLFAFVFFVMFPVYLKTGSYKAAWAMGLLASFLSGLIEMLGAFVAERIRKATPRAALLSALAGIALTFISMDFLIRTFQNPLVAFVPFGIILLQYFGRVVFPFKIPGGLISVVVGTILAWYSPYFSGKPIMDPEALKSSFGIGLYLPVWSAGEIFSIFKEMDIREYLSIILPMGIFNVIGSLQNIESAEAAGDKFNTRNSLLVNGIGTVAGSFFGSPFPTTIYIGHPGWKALGARAGYSTLNGVFMTVAAFLGLMGFLSKLIPIEAGMAIVLWIGIVIGSQAFEATPTRHAPAVVIGLLPAIAGWGVLLIQSAFNYADPILTKAIEGTAAASQTPNIWLSLVPANQPIFPYPLEGLLSLSQGFLLSSMVWAAIATFVIDRDFKKAILASLAGVFLSATGFIHAYSLRGNAILTPFEPNFGPFVKGYLLLVLLFLLASFLRKEPRAV, from the coding sequence ATGAATAATTACAGATGGTTCGTACCGGGAGATCTCGACGGTTTCTTCGGCCTAATGATCGATAATTTAATTCAAATCTTAGTGTTAGTCGCTCTCTGCGTCGGACCTTGCGGAATGCCTCAGGAATTCGTTTTTCGAGTTATTATCCCGGGGGCGGCAGTATCTCTGTTATTAGGAAATTTATTCTATGCCTTGCAAGCAAGACAACTTGCCAAAGCGGAAGGCAGAACCGATGTCACTGCTCTACCCTATGGGATTAACACGGTATCCCTTTTCGCCTTCGTATTTTTCGTAATGTTTCCCGTTTATTTAAAAACGGGAAGTTACAAAGCCGCCTGGGCGATGGGCTTATTAGCAAGCTTTCTCTCGGGATTAATCGAAATGTTAGGGGCCTTCGTTGCGGAAAGGATTCGGAAAGCGACACCTCGCGCCGCGCTTCTTTCCGCTCTTGCAGGAATCGCTCTAACATTCATTTCGATGGATTTTTTAATTCGAACCTTTCAGAATCCTTTGGTAGCCTTCGTACCTTTCGGAATTATCCTATTACAGTACTTTGGGCGGGTAGTTTTTCCGTTTAAAATTCCGGGCGGTTTGATTTCGGTAGTAGTCGGAACCATTCTGGCTTGGTATTCTCCATATTTTTCGGGAAAGCCGATTATGGATCCTGAAGCGTTAAAATCCTCTTTCGGCATCGGATTGTATCTACCGGTTTGGAGCGCAGGTGAAATTTTTTCCATATTTAAGGAAATGGATATCAGAGAGTATCTTTCGATCATCCTGCCAATGGGAATTTTCAACGTCATAGGATCGCTTCAAAACATAGAATCCGCCGAAGCGGCCGGAGATAAATTCAATACTCGGAACTCTCTTTTAGTGAATGGAATCGGAACTGTTGCCGGTTCATTCTTCGGTTCACCCTTCCCTACGACGATTTATATCGGACATCCCGGCTGGAAAGCGTTAGGGGCAAGAGCCGGTTACTCGACATTAAACGGAGTTTTTATGACCGTCGCGGCCTTCTTAGGGCTAATGGGGTTTCTTTCCAAACTCATCCCGATCGAAGCCGGAATGGCAATTGTTCTCTGGATCGGAATCGTAATCGGCTCCCAAGCTTTTGAAGCAACTCCCACTCGTCATGCTCCCGCAGTCGTAATCGGTTTGCTTCCTGCAATTGCCGGTTGGGGTGTGCTCTTAATTCAAAGCGCTTTTAATTATGCGGATCCGATTTTAACAAAGGCGATCGAGGGCACTGCTGCCGCTTCTCAGACTCCGAATATTTGGTTATCTTTAGTTCCGGCAAATCAACCCATCTTTCCATATCCGTTAGAAGGACTCTTGAGTTTATCTCAAGGATTCTTATTATCTTCTATGGTTTGGGCCGCGATTGCAACGTTTGTGATCGATCGAGATTTTAAGAAAGCGATTCTGGCAAGTTTAGCGGGAGTTTTTCTTTCCGCGACCGGATTTATCCATGCATATTCCTTGCGCGGAAACGCAATTTTAACTCCATTTGAGCCGAATTTTGGCCCGTTTGTAAAAGGATATTTACTTTTAGTCTTACTTTTTCTGTTAGCTTCCTTCTTACGGAAGGAACCGAGAGCGGTCTAA
- the htpX gene encoding protease HtpX, whose product MWMIRRFGLFAITNLAVIATIAFIIRITGLASYLEKSGISYGGLLLFCTIWGMGGAFISLFISKFTAKMSMGVEIVDPRTATGWQRDLVARVKRLADAAGLPMPEVGYYQSPEVNAFATGPSRSSALVAVSTGLLNGMDSGEIDGVLGHELSHVANGDMVTMTLVQGVVNSFVFFFAWIVSTLIASQLSRNDDDRGGGSFFMRFMIQQVLVMVFGLLGSIVVAYVSRAREYRADAGGAKLAGRSNMIAALERLKAAFTVDPVDQRGESIATLKISNRGGGLASLFATHPPLEERIAALRAKAY is encoded by the coding sequence ATGTGGATGATTCGTAGATTCGGATTGTTTGCGATAACAAACCTCGCAGTAATAGCGACGATCGCATTCATAATAAGAATTACCGGTCTCGCCAGTTATCTGGAAAAATCGGGTATTTCGTACGGAGGGTTGCTTCTTTTCTGCACGATATGGGGGATGGGCGGTGCATTTATTTCGCTCTTCATTTCCAAATTTACCGCTAAGATGTCGATGGGAGTCGAGATTGTAGATCCCCGTACGGCGACCGGATGGCAAAGAGATTTAGTCGCACGAGTAAAAAGACTCGCGGACGCGGCCGGCCTACCGATGCCGGAAGTGGGATATTATCAATCTCCGGAAGTGAACGCCTTTGCCACCGGGCCAAGCCGGTCTAGCGCGCTAGTGGCCGTTTCTACCGGACTTTTAAATGGAATGGATAGCGGAGAAATCGATGGAGTTCTAGGACATGAACTTTCTCACGTAGCAAACGGAGATATGGTGACTATGACCTTAGTACAAGGCGTAGTGAACTCGTTCGTGTTTTTCTTTGCCTGGATTGTGAGCACTCTAATTGCTTCTCAACTCAGTAGGAACGATGACGATCGCGGGGGCGGAAGCTTCTTTATGCGGTTTATGATTCAACAAGTACTCGTGATGGTGTTCGGATTATTGGGTTCCATCGTGGTAGCCTATGTTTCAAGAGCGAGAGAATACCGTGCGGATGCCGGCGGTGCAAAATTAGCCGGAAGAAGTAATATGATTGCCGCACTCGAAAGGCTCAAGGCTGCCTTTACTGTAGATCCGGTAGATCAGAGAGGAGAATCGATCGCGACTCTGAAGATATCTAATCGCGGGGGCGGATTAGCTTCCTTATTTGCTACCCACCCTCCATTAGAGGAAAGAATTGCTGCCTTAAGAGCGAAAGCATATTAA
- a CDS encoding adenine phosphoribosyltransferase — protein sequence MSIVKSKIRTIPDYPKKGILFRDITSLLLDPEGLALTIGTFVDRYSNQGITKVAGIEARGFIIGAPVAFQLGAGFIPIRKKGKLPAETVAQEYDLEYGKDIIEIHKDSVFPGDKILLMDDLIATGGTMIAATKLLQRLGAVVTEAGVIIDLPDLGGASKLKKELGVDVYSICEFEGH from the coding sequence ATGTCCATCGTTAAATCAAAAATTCGTACCATTCCCGATTATCCCAAAAAAGGAATCCTTTTTCGCGATATCACTTCTCTCCTATTGGATCCGGAAGGTCTAGCACTTACTATCGGAACTTTTGTGGACAGGTATTCCAATCAAGGAATCACGAAAGTCGCAGGAATCGAAGCTAGAGGTTTTATTATCGGTGCTCCTGTCGCTTTTCAGTTAGGAGCCGGATTCATTCCGATTCGGAAAAAGGGGAAATTGCCTGCGGAAACCGTAGCTCAAGAATATGATCTTGAATATGGAAAGGATATCATTGAAATTCATAAGGATTCCGTATTTCCAGGCGATAAAATTCTGCTTATGGACGATCTAATTGCTACCGGAGGCACTATGATCGCTGCAACGAAACTTTTGCAGCGTTTGGGTGCGGTGGTCACCGAAGCCGGCGTGATTATCGACTTACCCGATTTGGGAGGAGCTTCCAAATTGAAGAAGGAGTTAGGAGTCGATGTCTATTCTATCTGCGAATTCGAAGGCCATTGA
- a CDS encoding S1C family serine protease produces MPILKVAFVSFVLLVFSLPSFAEEKTDFDGVRKAVVQIKVYSQAINPYSPWTTDGVRASSGTGFLIGKKRILTNAHVVSNAKFIQVQRYNQTEWYRVKILFIAHDCDLAILEAEDGQFYKDSRDLELGEIPELNSPLIVVGYPIGGNKVSVTRGIVSRKEQSEYSHSSVDSHLVLQVDAAINPGNSGGPAIQGDKVVGVAFQVATKGENIGYLIPTNVIRHFLVDIEDGTYDGYVELGISFLNSFNASLRKAQGVPEGLEGVFVTRILPHGSADGYLQEGDYLTEIDGSPIGRNGTTTLDKDARVDFTENVDNKHAGDRIKFKVFRGGKLIDISFEAKRMPDFDFMRNRYDSPYDYAMIGGLLFQEMSQDLLATWSRAGSTSGGSQFLYRYKYFIADRINRYKKADVILYRKLAHPVNSSSDYFLNLVVESINGTPVNSLEDLKKILSSTKDRYLRLKFLDVELPLILDRNEAEAADRQIRSTYGLE; encoded by the coding sequence ATGCCCATTCTTAAAGTCGCATTCGTTTCTTTTGTTCTTTTAGTATTTTCGCTTCCCTCCTTTGCGGAGGAAAAAACGGACTTTGACGGCGTTCGAAAAGCGGTCGTTCAAATCAAAGTTTATTCCCAAGCGATTAATCCTTATTCTCCTTGGACGACGGACGGAGTGCGCGCGAGCTCCGGAACAGGTTTTCTGATCGGAAAAAAACGAATCCTTACGAATGCCCATGTGGTATCGAACGCAAAATTCATCCAAGTTCAACGCTATAATCAGACCGAATGGTATCGAGTAAAGATTCTCTTTATCGCTCACGATTGCGACCTTGCAATCTTGGAAGCCGAAGACGGACAATTCTATAAAGATTCCCGCGATTTGGAACTCGGAGAAATTCCCGAATTAAATTCTCCTTTAATCGTCGTAGGATATCCGATCGGAGGCAATAAGGTTTCCGTTACTCGAGGCATCGTTTCAAGAAAAGAACAATCGGAATATTCTCATTCTTCCGTCGACAGTCATCTTGTCCTTCAAGTAGACGCCGCAATCAATCCCGGTAACTCGGGCGGTCCCGCTATTCAAGGCGACAAAGTCGTAGGCGTCGCCTTTCAAGTGGCCACCAAAGGAGAAAACATCGGATATCTAATACCAACGAACGTTATCCGACATTTCTTAGTGGATATTGAAGATGGAACTTACGACGGCTATGTCGAGCTTGGAATCAGTTTTTTGAATTCTTTCAATGCTTCTCTTCGGAAAGCGCAAGGGGTCCCCGAAGGCCTGGAAGGCGTATTTGTTACTCGAATCCTTCCTCACGGTTCCGCAGACGGCTATTTACAGGAAGGGGACTATCTCACCGAGATCGACGGAAGTCCGATCGGGAGAAATGGAACCACGACTCTTGATAAGGATGCTAGAGTCGATTTTACCGAAAACGTCGACAATAAGCATGCCGGAGATAGAATTAAATTCAAGGTATTTCGGGGAGGAAAGCTCATCGATATTTCCTTTGAAGCTAAGAGAATGCCCGATTTTGATTTTATGCGAAATCGGTACGACTCGCCGTACGACTATGCTATGATCGGCGGTCTTCTCTTCCAAGAAATGTCTCAGGATCTTTTAGCGACTTGGAGTCGGGCCGGAAGCACTTCGGGCGGTAGCCAATTTTTATACAGGTATAAATATTTCATCGCAGACCGAATCAATCGTTATAAGAAAGCCGACGTAATTCTTTATAGAAAGCTTGCTCATCCGGTAAATTCATCCTCCGATTATTTTCTCAATTTGGTCGTAGAATCCATCAACGGAACCCCCGTGAATAGTCTGGAAGATTTGAAAAAGATCCTCTCCTCGACAAAGGATCGTTACTTACGATTGAAGTTTCTAGACGTAGAACTCCCGTTAATTTTAGATCGGAATGAAGCGGAAGCCGCCGATCGTCAAATCCGTTCCACATATGGGTTGGAGTAA